The Mesotoga sp. UBA6090 sequence GAAAAGGTTGGAGTCATCAAGGTTCATCTCTACAGACCGTTCTCAGCAAAGTACTTTCTTGATGTCCTTCCAAAGTCGGTGAAGAGAATAGCCGTTCTTGATAGAACAAAAGAGCCCGGTTCTCTTGGAGAACCTCTCTACGAAGATGTCAAGACTCTCTTCTATGGAGATAAGAATGCTCCTGAGATCTTCGGTGGCAGATATGGACTAGGCTCTAAGGATACAACTCCTTCTCAGATAAAGGCCGTATTTGACAATTTGAAGCGTTCGACACCGAGAGATCACTTTACAATAGGTATTGTTGATGATGTGACCAACACTTCTCTAGAGATCAAGGAGAAGATAAATGCTGCTCCAGAGGGGACAATACGCTGCAAGTTCTGGGGACTAGGTTCAGACGGCACCGTTGGAGCTAATAAAGATGCAATTAAGATAATCGGCGATCATACCGATATGTATGCACAAGGATACTTCGCATATGATTCGAAAAAGTCTGGAGGCGTAACGATTTCGCATCTGAGGTTCGGAAAGAAGCCGATAAAGTCTACATACCTCATTGATGAAGCTGACTATGTTGCATGCCACAAGCAGTCCTATGTGTATCAGTATGAACTGCTTGAAGGACTTAAGAAAGGTGGAACGTTCGTTCTCAATACTAGTTGGGATTTTGAAGAGCTCGACAAGAATCTACCTGGGGGCATGAAAAGATACCTTGCTGAAAACGAGATAGAGTTTTACACGATCGATGCTACGAAGATCGCGATGGAGATAGGGCTTGGTACAAGAATAAATACGATAATGCAGGCTGCCTTTTTCAAACTCGCAAATGTTGTTCCAATAAAAGATGCTATCAAGTATTTGAAGGACGCAATAGTTAAGTCCTACGGTACCAAAGGCGAGAAAGTTGTACAGATGAACTACAAGGCAGTAGACAGAGGTATTGAAGCATTGAAGAAGATAGAGATTCCAGAATCCTGGAAGAATGCGAAAGATGAAAAGAGAGAGGAAGAATCTGGAAGACCCGAATTCGTTAAAAACATCGCAGATGTTATGAACAGACAGCAGGGAGACAAACTACCAGTTTCTGCCTTTGTTGGGAGAGAAAACGGAGAATTCCCAAACGGTACATCGGCATATGAAAAGCGCGGAATAGCGGTTATGATTCCAGAATGGCAGATAGACAATTGTACTCAGTGTAACCAGTGTTCTTATGTCTGTCCTCATGCAGTAATTAGGCCATTCCTGATCAATGATGAAGAAGAAAACAAGGCTCCCGATTCCTTCGAGACTAAGAAGGCATTGGGTGGAAAAACCTTCGACGGACTGAAGTACAGAATTCAGGTTTCGCCGCTGGACTGCACGGGTTGCGGAAACTGCGCAGACATCTGTCCGGCTCCTAAGAAGGCTCTGGTAATGAAGCCTCTCGAGACGCAGATCGAAAGAGAGGTCCCAAACTGGGAATTTGCCACTACCGTTTCGGAGAAGAAAGACGTCATGAATGTTGAGACCCTTAAGGGCAGTCAGTTCTCTAAACCTCTTCTCGAATTCTCTGGAGCTTGCGCGGGTTGTGGAGAGACACCATATGCGAAGTTAGTGACACAATTATTCGGAGATCGGATGCTCATCGCCAACGCAACAGGCTGTTCGTCTATCTGGGGAGCTTCGGCCCCAGCGACTCCTTATTGCAAGAACAGCGAAGGTAAGGGACCGGCCTGGGCAAACTCTCTCTTCGAAGATAACGCTGAGTATGGATTCGGAATGGCAATGGCAATTAATCATGGTAGGAGTAAGCTTGCCGAGATAATGGAGGAGCTTCTGAAGCAAGACATTCCCGAAGACATGAAGGCTCCATTTGAAGCTTGGCTGGAAGGAAAAGACGACGCGAAGTCTTCAAAGGCAGCAACGCTTGATATCTTGAAAGTTATTTCGAAGGGTTGTAAGAATGACAGGGCAAATGCTCTTATGAAGGCGATTGAAGAGAGAAAGGATCTACTAATTAAGAAGTCTATTTGGATCTTCGGAGGTGACGGATGGGGCTATGACATTGGATACGGCGGTCTTGATCACGTGCTTGCTTCCGGTAAAGATGTGAATGTTCTCGTATTCGACACTGAAGTTTACTCCAATACCGGTGGTCAGTCTTCGAAGTCTACTCCAACGGCTGCTGTAGCGAAATTTGCCGCTTCAGGAAAGAAAACGAAAAAGAAGGATCTTGGTAGAATGGCAATGACCTATGGCTATGTTTATGTGGCACAAGTCGCCATGGGAGCAGATAAGAATCAAGTTATGAAGGCTATTACAGAGGCCGAGAAGTATCCTGGTCCATCGCTGGTAATTGCATATTCTCCCTGCATCAATCACGGTATCAAGATTGGAATGGGAAAGACTCAAGAGCAAGAAAAGAGAGCGGTTGCAGCAGGTTACTGGCATCTGTACAGATACAACCCCCTCCTGAAGGAACAGGGTAAGAATCCCTTTATTCTTGACTCGAAGGAACCAAAAGAGTCATTCATCGATTTCTTGATGGGTGAAGTGAGATACAGCGCTCTCAAATCAACATTCCCCGATATTGCCGATGAATTGTTCAAGAAGGCCGAAAGAGACGCTAAGGAGAGATACGAGATTTATAGAAGGCTTGCCTCTGAATAGAGGATTCTAAATGGGCGGGTGGGTGATCAACCACCCGTTTCTTGAAGAACGTACCAGTCACCTGTACTCAGATTTACTGAAGGAGGTTTCAAATGAACGCAATTGATTATGCATTGAAACTAGAAAAAGACGGTAAGGCTTATTACACGAAACAGGCTCAGTGCACGGAAGACATACAGCTTAAGAAGCTGTTTGAAATGCTCGCAAATGATGAACAGAGGCATTATGAGATCATAAGTGGATTCAAAGACAAGAATTACGAGTACAGGGGCACTTATACTTTCAAGACCACTAGAAATATGTTTTCTGAAATGCTCAATGATAAGAAATGCTTTGAGGTTGATGCTACGAATCTTGAAGCTTATGAGCATGCGGTTGAGATGGAAAAGGAAAGTGTGAAGCTTTATCTTGATCAGGCTAAGCTTACGGGTGAACCATCTGAGAAGGAGACACTCCTTAGATTAGCCGCGGAAGAAAACAAACATCAGATAATTCTTGAGAATCTTATGGATTTCATTAGAAAGGGTCTCGATTGGAGTGAATCCCCTGAATTCAGCCATCTTGAAGAATGGGATAAGTTCACCGATTTAGACAAATATTGATTAGCATCAACTTGATAAAGTAAAGACCGGGACTAGGTCCCGGTCTTAGTAACTCAGGGGTAATCCATGTCGCCTTCGCTTGCCTTACATTCTAAAGGGGTTGTGCCTGTGGTTTCTCTGGTCTCTGATAATGAGACTTAACCCCGAAGAAAAAGGTTCAGTCAGATAGGATTTTTTCTGCGAGTTCTAGATCTTCAGGAGTGTTAACGCCCAGAAACTCCTCATCATTCTGCGTCTTAAAGCCGCATACAGACTTATTGTCACTCAATGCCAAAGAGACAAGATCGGCAATATAAATTTCTCCGGTTTCACTATTTGGTACAAGTTTTTCAATGTAGTGTTCCACAATTTCCTTCCTGATAATTATTGGGCCTATATAGAATTCCCAGGGTGGAGGAAAGTCAGGAATCTTTCTCTCCTTAAAGGAGATCACATTGCCAGATTCGTCCCTCTCTACCAGGGCATATGGAAATCTTCTGTGTGTTACTCCAGAGAGAAAGGTGATATCACATTTTTTAATGTTGTGAAGGTCAGTCATAGCTTTCAAAGATTCCTCCCTAATGAGTATGAGGTCTGAATACATAACGAGAATATCTGAGTTTTTAGGAATCAGATGAAGAGCCCTTTTCAAAGCGTCAGCAGTTCCTTTTGGGGAATCCTGATTTGCTAATAGAACATTGCTATCAAGAACTTTCCTAAAATCACTTTCAAAATCGGGATTGATAACAACGATCGAAGTATTGCTATCACAGATTCGTTTGATTTTATTGAGTACGAGCACTATCATTGATTCTCCTCTCACTTTGACAAGAGGCTTTGGTATTGAAGTTTTCAACCTTTTCCCCTTACCAGCAGCCAGAACTACTGGAACCAACACGTTAATCCCTCCTCAAAAACAATGATAACATTTCAGCCGAACAAGATTATTAGGACTGTCTATTTTGATTCTAAAAAGACAAGCAGGACTGTTGATGACTCACAATAAGCATTAGATGCACAATGTCAAACAAAGAAAAATGCAAATCAGTTTTCTCGTCTAAGTGATCAAGTGTAGCTCAGTAAGACTACTGGAAAGTTCGATCGCATAAAAAGGTGATATTTCAGCACCTTCTTTCGGGAAAGAAGAGCTATAATCATTACTTAAGGGAGGGTTTCCATTTGGAGTATCTGGATCTATCCTTAAGACTATTCTGTGCCCTCGTTGCGGGAGCATTGATTGGAGCCACGAGAGAGAGAATTTACAAGCCCGCTGGCCTTAGGACGCATTCACTAATTTGTGTTGGGGCCGCCTTCATAACGGTTCTTTCCACAACCGTATTCGTGACTGCCGAGCATGGTGACCCTGGGCGTGTTGCGGCACAAATCGTTTCTGGAATAGGATTTCTTGGAGCGGGAACGATATTGAAGAAGGGGTTTTCCGTTAAAGGCTTGACAACTGCTGCAACACTATGGGTAACCGCTGCCGTAGGTATGGGTTTCGGCAGTGGAGAATACTTGCTATCTGCAGTAGTTACTGTATTTGCATTGATGATTGTTCTCTTTCTCAAGAGAATAGAGCTTCTCATAGGGGGAAGGAATCTACCCAGGGTCCTAATTGTCGCGAACAACACTCAAGAGATGTCAAAGAAGGTTTCAGAATGGTTCATGGATAACGGATTGACAGTTGAGTCACTAGAAATCGACGAGGATGAAGAGAGCCTCAGTCTCTTGGTTGAAGTGAGTAAAGGTGATGCCATAAAAGTTAAGACCCTTATTGTTGGGCTTTCAGGACTGAAGGGCATTAGAAGTGCTGAGCTTCGTTAACTTCATTTTCTCGGACAAATGTGGTCTATCCAGAGTTCCTGACCTCCTATCGAAAAAGACGTAATTGTACCCTGAAGATTCAGTATTCCCTTAGGGCCGCTCACCCCTGTCAGAGTCACATTCACTCCGCCGATTATTTTTCCATTGATGTCGGAGAAGTCCTGTACATTTTCGAGAACTCCGTTTATCTCCACATTGATATTTCCGCCGTATTCTCCGTAATAGAGAATAAGGCCAGAGGGCTTGACAGGGAACTTAAAGGAAATAGTGATGTTGTTCAGATTGACATCCTTACCAGCGTGCCCTGCCATGCCTGCATTCGTTACTGTCATTACTCCATTTGGAGTGGGAGTTCCATTGAACCAGAAGAATGGCTTCATTACCATCTGTGTTGTTAGTTCAGAAAAGACATCACCATTATGATACTGTGTTCCAACAGTGAATCCCTCAAAGTCAACACATTTCAAGACCAGGTAACATCCAGAGAACAGAAGAAGTGTCGTCAATACAAGTGCTAAAATGACAATGCGTTTCACAAAATCGCCTCCCCCGTAGAATTTGGCAGAAACTGGAGTGAGAATATGAGAAAGAATGGTTATGACCTGACAATTATATTCTTATGCTCTCTGAGATCAAAGAAGGTTAATGCCTGTGTCGGCCTAACTGCTTTGAACAGTTGCTTAATCTATCAAAATTCATTCCCAGACTTGCGAGTGAAGCTCGAAGAGTAACAAATAGAAACGTTGGTCATTTGCTTTCTTGAATCTGAAAGTATTTAGCTACTGCCAATGCTAATATGAAGAAGCTAAGAATAGTCTATACCAATGATAGTGGAGACCAGGGGAAAGCAATCTGAGAACTTCTGAAGTCGTAGCCTCATGTAAAAGGATTCTGCTTTCAGCAGTTGAATGTGAATAGGATAGTGTTAGAGAAGATTGGTAAATACTACAAAGAAAAATAGCAAGATTATTCGGTCTCCGTTCTAGGGTCGAATAAGTGTCTTTCCTGTTTCAATGCTCTGAGGGGGAGGAGTTTTCGGTGATTCTATGGAGTGCAATTGCTAGACAAAAGACGGGGGGAAACGGATTCGTAGTCTTCTTGTTAGGTGAGGTTGCGGCACGAGTCTTGAGGCAAGTGATGAGTATTGAGCTTCATTGAGAAGGATCTAGTTATAGTTGGTTCTGGAATATCGGGAATCCACGCAGCTTTGGCTGCATCGAGAAAAGGCCTCGAAGTGCTGCTTGTTGAAAGGAATGGTTCCGTTGGCGGCATTTCTACTGTAGGCCTTTGCAGTCCCTTTATGAGATTTTGGCTTGGGGGCGAATCTCTTGTTTCGGGGATTTTCGGCGAAATTCTGGTTGAGCTTCATGAGCGTGGGGGGATCCTCAGAAACTCCTTCGATTCGGAGGCTCTGAAGATTGTCTTTCTGGAAAAGCTGAGAAAAGCAGGAGTTTCGCTTGTTCTTCATTCGCTACCTACAGAAGTCGTCTCCTCCGAGCGAATAATTGATGAAGTTAGTTTCATTTCCTCTTCGGGAGCCAAGTTCACTGCAAGAGCAAAGATGTTTCTCGATTCAACGGGGGACGCCTCGCTAGCTAAAATGGCAGGTGCCACTCTCTTCTCCGGTAATATGGAGGGTGCACACCAGGCTTCAACCCTGATGTTTACAATGAGCAACATCGACTTTGAGAGAATCAGAGAGGACGTCTGTCGTAGAAGAAGCAACTTCTTCAAATGGGTGAGACCCGATTCAAAGCCTCTTTCAGTAGCGGGCTACTTCGATGAGATCGAAAAGGCTAGAAAGGGCGGATTCAACAATCTTAACGACTACTTTTTCTTTATAGAACTTCCCGGAGAAGACAGAGTATCCATAAATACAACTCACTCGTTCGATAGAGATCCCGTTGATCCTTTTGAACTGGCGGAATCGGTCTTCGATTGTTATGAGCAGATCGATCAACTTGTTGCCTTTTCGAGGAAGTACGTTCAGGGATTCGAGAAGTCAAGAATTGAGAAGATTGCAGACGACATAGGAATTCGAGAGAGTAGAAGAGTGAAGGGGCTTTACGTTTTTACTGGAGAAGACGTTAGGTCGCACAGGAAATTCTCTGACGGTGTTGTCAAAGCAACATATGGAATAGATATCCATTCCTCTGAAACTCAAAAGATTACTCCGGAAGTTAAGGGCAGTGTTCCTCTCTATTCAGACTACTATGAGATTCCTTTAAGGGCACTCATCAGCAGCGACTTCGATAATTTATACACCGCAGGCAGATGTTTCTCAAGTGATTTTGAAGGTCAAAGCGCAGGAAGGATTATGCCGACGTCGGCCGGCATGGGACAGGTTATTGGAGTGGCCTCTGCGATTTCATTTGAAAGTGGCAGACCAATAAGAGAAATCTCCAGAGATGAAATTAGTAGAGAACTTGACAGAATCACTGATAGAAACTCAATCTTTTCTCTAGCAGACATTCTGAAAATCAACTACTAAGACTGGACATGCTTGTTTGGATTTTGGGAGGCGCATTATAAGCGATTAGCAGATAAGGTTTTGGAAAAGGTGTAGAAGAGAACTTAGTCAGTGTTGCACCGGGTCCAAGCATTGTATGCAGTCTTTTCGGCTAAGAAAGAGCAGAGGTGAATTTTCCCGAGGAGAAGATGGCACGGCATTGATTAACAGAGTATCTCTTAATGTGAACATAAAATCCCGAGCATTGGAGGACAAGTGAGCACAGATTCCTGCGCCGATTATTCGTTTCAAGGAGGAGCATCTTTACTGGATTGAATTTTGAGGTGTCAGATGAAGAGAGCGTTGGTTCTAGGTGGTGGCGGAGCAAAAGGAGTAGCACACGTTGGGGTTATTCGCGCACTTGAAGAGAAAGGGTTCGTTCCGGATCTCATCGTTGGAGTTAGTATTGGTGCGCTAGTCGGGGCGGGATATTCAATATTGGCTGATTCCAGTAGCCTCTGGGAAATTACGTTGAGGATCCACAGAAAGGCGGCCAGATGGCTATCATTAAGGAAATCAAGAGGGAATACATACTCGCCGATCTTCAATACGATCGCGTGTGCGTATTTGAATGCCTTCGGAGCAGCGCTTCCCTCCGGGATATACTTCAGAACACTTAGGAAGCACTTAGGGGGGTACAGGTTCTCCGACACAAAAATCCCTTTTATATGTACATCTACAATTATGAATTCCGCTAAACTCTGCGTTCATAATGAGGGAAGTATATACGAAGCTCTTAGAGCTTCAATGGCAATTCCTGGCTTATTCAAACCTGAGGAGAAAGGAGACCTTAAACTTTCTGATGGCGGTATCCTAAGCAATCTTCCTGTAAGCGTCGCTAGAGAGGCCAATAGTACTTTCGTCGTTGCCGTAGATCTTTCTTCATCTAATAGGGTTACTTCCTTCAGCACTTCGAATTCAATATTGGGATTGATGGATGAATACAAAGCCGATTTGATTTTGCAGAGAGAAATAGCTGCTGCAGACATTTTGATCTCTCCAGTTATGACCAGGAATATCGATTTGCTGGATTACTCATCCTGTATTGATGTCATGAATGAATCGTATGAAGAAACGCTCAAATGCGATCTGAATGGAGTGACACTTTGAAGATTCATGTCGGGGGATACGGTTTTCAGGGCCTTGCCGCTGTGGAACACATGAATAGTCTCGTTGGCAAGGGAGAGATTATACTTAACGGACTGGCCGGATATTATGCTGTGATTGCAGAAACGCTGGGAGAAAATGAGGGTATTGGCCGGTTATCTGAGTTCGTAAAAAGGTTCTTCAACACGCTGAGAGTAATGGATGGCTTTGCAGTCTCCACACCGATAGGGCTGCGACATAAGCTGCAAAAGCTTCGGCACTGCCGGATCTGGTCCAGACAAAATCATGTCTTTGAGAGCAATGTGAGGGATTTCTTTCTGAAAGGGGTTTCAGGAAATATTGATTTCAGTTCCGAGGTCTTTGATCTTGAAGAACGGACGGTAAAACTTGTTTCAGGAATGGCCAGGGGAGTTGCAGCCTCATGCATTTCTTTCCCGGGTCTCTTCCCGCCTTATATGGGCAGATACGTTACCACTACATATCTTAGCCAGATTCCAGTATCCTTTATCTCGGACGGAGATACAGTCCTTGTCAACTTTAGGGAACCATCTTCCGGCAGGCTCAAAACAGCTTCAGATTTACTGTTTCAGGCGATGGAAATACGCTCGTTGAATTACGCCAGGGAGATGCTTTCACATTCTGAATGCCGCTTAGTAAGAGTTGCAAAGCGGGTTTGTTCGGACAATGTGTTAGGTTTTCTAGAGAAGTTGAGGAAGAGATTCTAGTCTTGACAAGTGGTAGTATTAATATGTTATTTGCTGT is a genomic window containing:
- a CDS encoding sugar phosphate nucleotidyltransferase gives rise to the protein MLVPVVLAAGKGKRLKTSIPKPLVKVRGESMIVLVLNKIKRICDSNTSIVVINPDFESDFRKVLDSNVLLANQDSPKGTADALKRALHLIPKNSDILVMYSDLILIREESLKAMTDLHNIKKCDITFLSGVTHRRFPYALVERDESGNVISFKERKIPDFPPPWEFYIGPIIIRKEIVEHYIEKLVPNSETGEIYIADLVSLALSDNKSVCGFKTQNDEEFLGVNTPEDLELAEKILSD
- a CDS encoding MgtC/SapB family protein yields the protein MEYLDLSLRLFCALVAGALIGATRERIYKPAGLRTHSLICVGAAFITVLSTTVFVTAEHGDPGRVAAQIVSGIGFLGAGTILKKGFSVKGLTTAATLWVTAAVGMGFGSGEYLLSAVVTVFALMIVLFLKRIELLIGGRNLPRVLIVANNTQEMSKKVSEWFMDNGLTVESLEIDEDEESLSLLVEVSKGDAIKVKTLIVGLSGLKGIRSAELR
- a CDS encoding FAD-dependent oxidoreductase; its protein translation is MSFIEKDLVIVGSGISGIHAALAASRKGLEVLLVERNGSVGGISTVGLCSPFMRFWLGGESLVSGIFGEILVELHERGGILRNSFDSEALKIVFLEKLRKAGVSLVLHSLPTEVVSSERIIDEVSFISSSGAKFTARAKMFLDSTGDASLAKMAGATLFSGNMEGAHQASTLMFTMSNIDFERIREDVCRRRSNFFKWVRPDSKPLSVAGYFDEIEKARKGGFNNLNDYFFFIELPGEDRVSINTTHSFDRDPVDPFELAESVFDCYEQIDQLVAFSRKYVQGFEKSRIEKIADDIGIRESRRVKGLYVFTGEDVRSHRKFSDGVVKATYGIDIHSSETQKITPEVKGSVPLYSDYYEIPLRALISSDFDNLYTAGRCFSSDFEGQSAGRIMPTSAGMGQVIGVASAISFESGRPIREISRDEISRELDRITDRNSIFSLADILKINY
- the nifJ gene encoding pyruvate:ferredoxin (flavodoxin) oxidoreductase, which gives rise to MARVMKTMDGNTAAAHVAYAFTEVAAIYPITPSSSMAELADAWAANGMKNIFGRPVDVIEMQSEAGAAGAVHGSLVAGALTTTFTASQGLLLMIPNMYKIAGELLPGVFHVSARAVAGHALSIFGDHSDVMATRQTGFALLASGSVQEVMDLASVAHLSAIKSRVPFLHFFDGFRTSSEVQKIEVVDYDDLKGLLDYEALKEFKDRALNPDHPKTMGTAQNPDIYFQAKEASNSFYDAVPEIVAEYMKEISKLTGREYKPFVYYGDSDAEHVIIAMGSVTDTIEETIDYLMKKGEKVGVIKVHLYRPFSAKYFLDVLPKSVKRIAVLDRTKEPGSLGEPLYEDVKTLFYGDKNAPEIFGGRYGLGSKDTTPSQIKAVFDNLKRSTPRDHFTIGIVDDVTNTSLEIKEKINAAPEGTIRCKFWGLGSDGTVGANKDAIKIIGDHTDMYAQGYFAYDSKKSGGVTISHLRFGKKPIKSTYLIDEADYVACHKQSYVYQYELLEGLKKGGTFVLNTSWDFEELDKNLPGGMKRYLAENEIEFYTIDATKIAMEIGLGTRINTIMQAAFFKLANVVPIKDAIKYLKDAIVKSYGTKGEKVVQMNYKAVDRGIEALKKIEIPESWKNAKDEKREEESGRPEFVKNIADVMNRQQGDKLPVSAFVGRENGEFPNGTSAYEKRGIAVMIPEWQIDNCTQCNQCSYVCPHAVIRPFLINDEEENKAPDSFETKKALGGKTFDGLKYRIQVSPLDCTGCGNCADICPAPKKALVMKPLETQIEREVPNWEFATTVSEKKDVMNVETLKGSQFSKPLLEFSGACAGCGETPYAKLVTQLFGDRMLIANATGCSSIWGASAPATPYCKNSEGKGPAWANSLFEDNAEYGFGMAMAINHGRSKLAEIMEELLKQDIPEDMKAPFEAWLEGKDDAKSSKAATLDILKVISKGCKNDRANALMKAIEERKDLLIKKSIWIFGGDGWGYDIGYGGLDHVLASGKDVNVLVFDTEVYSNTGGQSSKSTPTAAVAKFAASGKKTKKKDLGRMAMTYGYVYVAQVAMGADKNQVMKAITEAEKYPGPSLVIAYSPCINHGIKIGMGKTQEQEKRAVAAGYWHLYRYNPLLKEQGKNPFILDSKEPKESFIDFLMGEVRYSALKSTFPDIADELFKKAERDAKERYEIYRRLASE
- a CDS encoding patatin-like phospholipase family protein: MKRALVLGGGGAKGVAHVGVIRALEEKGFVPDLIVGVSIGALVGAGYSILADSSSLWEITLRIHRKAARWLSLRKSRGNTYSPIFNTIACAYLNAFGAALPSGIYFRTLRKHLGGYRFSDTKIPFICTSTIMNSAKLCVHNEGSIYEALRASMAIPGLFKPEEKGDLKLSDGGILSNLPVSVAREANSTFVVAVDLSSSNRVTSFSTSNSILGLMDEYKADLILQREIAAADILISPVMTRNIDLLDYSSCIDVMNESYEETLKCDLNGVTL
- a CDS encoding ferritin family protein, with amino-acid sequence MNAIDYALKLEKDGKAYYTKQAQCTEDIQLKKLFEMLANDEQRHYEIISGFKDKNYEYRGTYTFKTTRNMFSEMLNDKKCFEVDATNLEAYEHAVEMEKESVKLYLDQAKLTGEPSEKETLLRLAAEENKHQIILENLMDFIRKGLDWSESPEFSHLEEWDKFTDLDKY